A region from the Saccharomonospora azurea NA-128 genome encodes:
- a CDS encoding ectoine synthase: MIVRTLDEVTDTEADIKQPNWRSKRIVLAKDKVGFSVHETTLYAGTVNDFWYANHIEAVFIVEGEGELTDKTTGETYQLKPGSLYLLDQHDKHQVRPKTDMRTVCVFNPPITGREVHDENGVYPLVVED; encoded by the coding sequence TTGATCGTTCGGACCCTCGACGAGGTCACCGACACCGAAGCCGACATCAAGCAGCCGAACTGGCGCAGCAAGCGGATCGTCCTCGCCAAGGACAAGGTCGGCTTCTCCGTGCACGAGACGACGCTGTACGCGGGCACGGTCAACGACTTCTGGTACGCCAACCACATCGAGGCCGTGTTCATCGTCGAGGGTGAAGGCGAGCTGACCGACAAGACGACCGGAGAGACGTACCAGCTGAAGCCGGGTTCGCTCTACCTCCTGGACCAGCACGACAAGCACCAGGTGCGGCCGAAGACGGACATGCGCACGGTGTGCGTCTTCAACCCGCCTATCACGGGCCGTGAGGTGCACGACGAGAACGGCGTGTACCCACTCGTCGTCGAGGACTAA